From a single Leopardus geoffroyi isolate Oge1 chromosome E1, O.geoffroyi_Oge1_pat1.0, whole genome shotgun sequence genomic region:
- the NDUFAF8 gene encoding NADH dehydrogenase [ubiquinone] 1 alpha subcomplex assembly factor 8 isoform X1, whose product MSGNGAVWGRVRGRLRAFPERLAACRAEAAAYGRCVQASTAPGGRLTKDLCVQEFEALRSCFAAAHLCGAAGGRRGVGLQTSFVPGSPVPGPVFQQLCLSVFCQDDPKGSPLGWTSPHYICVCCPQP is encoded by the exons ATGTCGGGGAACGGAGCGGTGTGGGGACGCGTGCGAGGCCGCCTCCGCGCCTTCCCCGAGCGCCTTGCGGCCTGTAGGGCCGAG GCCGCGGCTTATGGCAGGTGTGTGCAGGCGTCCACGGCCCCGGGCGGCCGCCTGACGAAGGACCTCTGTGTGCAGGAGTTCGAGGCCCTGCGGAGCTGCTTCGCCGCCGCG CACTTGTGCGGAGCTGCAGGAGGCCGAAGGGGCGTTGGGCTCCAGACCAGCTTCGTCCCAGGGAGCCCTGTCCCTGGGCCAGTGTTTCAGCAGCTCTGCCTCAGCGTTTTCT GCCAAGACGACCCCAAGGGGAGCCCTTTAGGATGGACAAGCCCGCACTACATTTGTGTTTGCTGCCCACAGCCTTGA
- the NDUFAF8 gene encoding NADH dehydrogenase [ubiquinone] 1 alpha subcomplex assembly factor 8 isoform X3 yields the protein MSGNGAVWGRVRGRLRAFPERLAACRAEAAAYGRCVQASTAPGGRLTKDLCVQEFEALRSCFAAACACCPQRPSAILMCHSSRKAKTTPRGAL from the exons ATGTCGGGGAACGGAGCGGTGTGGGGACGCGTGCGAGGCCGCCTCCGCGCCTTCCCCGAGCGCCTTGCGGCCTGTAGGGCCGAG GCCGCGGCTTATGGCAGGTGTGTGCAGGCGTCCACGGCCCCGGGCGGCCGCCTGACGAAGGACCTCTGTGTGCAGGAGTTCGAGGCCCTGCGGAGCTGCTTCGCCGCCGCG TGTGCGTGCTGCCCTCAGAGGCCCTCTGCTATTTTAATGTGCCATTCTTCACGGAAG GCCAAGACGACCCCAAGGGGAGCCCTTTAG
- the NDUFAF8 gene encoding NADH dehydrogenase [ubiquinone] 1 alpha subcomplex assembly factor 8 isoform X4 → MSGNGAVWGRVRGRLRAFPERLAACRAEAAAYGRCVQASTAPGGRLTKDLCVQEFEALRSCFAAAAKTTPRGAL, encoded by the exons ATGTCGGGGAACGGAGCGGTGTGGGGACGCGTGCGAGGCCGCCTCCGCGCCTTCCCCGAGCGCCTTGCGGCCTGTAGGGCCGAG GCCGCGGCTTATGGCAGGTGTGTGCAGGCGTCCACGGCCCCGGGCGGCCGCCTGACGAAGGACCTCTGTGTGCAGGAGTTCGAGGCCCTGCGGAGCTGCTTCGCCGCCGCG GCCAAGACGACCCCAAGGGGAGCCCTTTAG
- the NDUFAF8 gene encoding NADH dehydrogenase [ubiquinone] 1 alpha subcomplex assembly factor 8 isoform X2: MSGNGAVWGRVRGRLRAFPERLAACRAEASTAPGGRLTKDLCVQEFEALRSCFAAAHLCGAAGGRRGVGLQTSFVPGSPVPGPVFQQLCLSVFCQDDPKGSPLGWTSPHYICVCCPQP; the protein is encoded by the exons ATGTCGGGGAACGGAGCGGTGTGGGGACGCGTGCGAGGCCGCCTCCGCGCCTTCCCCGAGCGCCTTGCGGCCTGTAGGGCCGAG GCGTCCACGGCCCCGGGCGGCCGCCTGACGAAGGACCTCTGTGTGCAGGAGTTCGAGGCCCTGCGGAGCTGCTTCGCCGCCGCG CACTTGTGCGGAGCTGCAGGAGGCCGAAGGGGCGTTGGGCTCCAGACCAGCTTCGTCCCAGGGAGCCCTGTCCCTGGGCCAGTGTTTCAGCAGCTCTGCCTCAGCGTTTTCT GCCAAGACGACCCCAAGGGGAGCCCTTTAGGATGGACAAGCCCGCACTACATTTGTGTTTGCTGCCCACAGCCTTGA